A stretch of Gymnodinialimonas phycosphaerae DNA encodes these proteins:
- the secG gene encoding preprotein translocase subunit SecG produces the protein MENVILVIHLILAICLIGVVLLQRSEGGGLGMGGGGGGGGVMTGRQAATALGKLTWFFAIAFLATSITLTVIAAQNSSGSSVLDGLGAVPAVEEEGDSALPPVDQLLPPIGTDGPALPPVSE, from the coding sequence ATGGAAAACGTCATCCTCGTCATTCACTTGATCCTGGCAATTTGCCTGATCGGTGTCGTGTTGTTGCAGCGCTCTGAAGGGGGTGGTCTCGGCATGGGCGGCGGTGGCGGTGGCGGCGGGGTCATGACCGGACGCCAGGCTGCGACCGCATTGGGCAAGCTGACATGGTTCTTCGCCATCGCGTTTCTGGCCACATCGATCACGCTGACCGTGATCGCGGCACAGAATTCCTCGGGCTCTTCGGTTCTGGATGGCTTGGGCGCCGTGCCCGCCGTCGAGGAGGAAGGCGACAGCGCCCTCCCGCCGGTTGATCAGTTGTTGCCGCCCATCGGCACCGACGGCCCGGCCCTGCCGCCCGTTTCCGAGTAA